The following coding sequences are from one Syntrophorhabdaceae bacterium window:
- a CDS encoding GSU2403 family nucleotidyltransferase fold protein yields the protein MEFKSTNSSIFPEPVSRLLKSLSSVAFFEESVLIGSWVMPLYREFFSVSYTLRTLDIDFAVQLLPGKRSSKTDLHELIISQGFAPFLTQSGVEKFSKEGFSIEFIAHRRGGRDEDPVFITNWNISAIPLPFVDILIDSSFVARFPEYIVRAPLPEAFFFHKLITAERRREQTKRAKDLEQCAAIAPHLDQDKLRIVCKSVKLGPGTRSAIRSSCKAIDFPPQFFGLKE from the coding sequence GTGGAGTTTAAGAGCACAAACAGCTCGATCTTCCCTGAGCCAGTCTCAAGGCTTCTGAAGTCGCTGTCGTCTGTTGCGTTCTTCGAGGAGTCGGTACTTATCGGCAGCTGGGTGATGCCTCTCTATCGAGAATTCTTCTCCGTCTCGTACACACTTCGCACCCTGGACATTGACTTTGCGGTTCAACTCCTGCCGGGGAAGAGATCTTCCAAAACCGATCTGCATGAGCTCATTATATCACAGGGATTTGCGCCGTTTCTCACGCAGAGCGGTGTGGAAAAGTTTTCAAAGGAGGGTTTTTCCATTGAGTTCATAGCTCATAGACGGGGCGGCCGCGATGAAGATCCCGTATTCATCACCAATTGGAATATCAGCGCAATTCCACTTCCCTTCGTTGACATCCTCATCGATTCTTCCTTCGTTGCCAGATTCCCTGAATATATCGTAAGAGCGCCTTTGCCGGAGGCTTTCTTTTTCCATAAGCTTATCACCGCCGAACGGCGAAGGGAACAAACGAAGAGGGCGAAGGATTTGGAGCAATGCGCCGCAATAGCGCCCCACCTCGATCAGGACAAACTGAGGATTGTTTGTAAATCGGTGAAGCTGGGTCCTGGGACGCGTTCAGCTATCCGATCATCGTGCAAGGCAATCGATTTTCCGCCACAATTCTTTGGACTGAAGGAGTAA